The window TGGCTGAGCTCACAATAACCCTGTGCCTTATCCTACATGAGGAAAGTATTGCTGACCGCCTTTTAGATTTCGACGCTAAGATAATATCCATATAATTAGAAAATATAGCCGATAAGTTTATATATAAGCTTGGCTGCTGTGAAGTCTGGGGCTATCATGTCTTTTATTGGAGAAAGTTCGACTACATCAATGCCTACTATATTTTTATCTTTTACAATACTGCGGATGTCCTTTAGGAATTCATGCCAGAGCATGCCGCCTGGTTCTGGATTGCCTACAGATGGCATGATCGATGGATCCAGCACATCAAGGTCTATGCTTATATAGACATTATTGGAAAGGCTGCCTTTTAATTTAAAATCATGCTCCTCTTTACTTAAGCTTCTCACGCCTTTCTCGACAACTGGCGCTATCTCTGTAAGCCGCCTTGCAACACAGGCATGGCTATACTTATTGCCCTCGTAAGAATCTCTTAAATCAGCATGCGCATCAAAATATAAGACTGATAGATCGCTATATTTTTTCTTTGCTGCTCTTACTGCGCCTATAGTAACTGTATGCTCCCCGCCTATTACAACAGGGAATTTATTCTGTGTAAAGAGCTCTGAAACCTTTTTCTCTACTTCATTGATCATTGCCTCTGGCTTCAGGCCTTCTACTTTAAGCGGATCCATGGCACTAATGCCAATGGTATGCGTTTCTTTATCTAATTCATCATCAAAAAGTTCCAGATTATCTAATGCGCTAAGTATGGCAGCTGGCCCCTTTTCTGTTCCTTTTCTGTAACTTACAGTCTTGCCATACGGAACAGGTAAAAGCGCGACCTTTGATTTTTCAAATGATGACAGCATCTCTATTTACTCTCCAACACATACTGAAATATAAGCGGCGCAACAATACTCGCGTCTGACTCTATCACAAACTTGGGTGTATCAATGCCTAATTTTTCCCAGGTAATCTTTTCATTCGGCACTGCGCCGCTGTATGAGCCGTACGACGTAGTACTGTCGCTGATCTGGCAAAAATATCCCCAGATCTTGCACTCTGTCCCAAGGTCCTGCCTTATTAGGGGCACTACACATATTGAAAAATCTCCTGCAATGCCTCCGCCTATCTGGAAAAATCCAATTGAATGGTTTCTTGTATTTTCCAAATACCAATCAATCAAAAAATTCATCTGCTCCAGGCCGCTTTTTATAAAATCTAGATTCTTAAACCTGCCAGCCTTGTATTCCGCGACTACGCCATTTGCCAGAGTAGAATCCTCCCACCCAGGAGTAAAAATAGGTATATCTTTTTCGCACGCGGCAACCACCCAGCTATCTTTTGGATCGATCTCATAAAATTCTTCCAACTCTCCGCTGCGTATAAGCTCATAAAAATACTCGAATGGAAATAGCCGCGCGCCCTGCTTATGCGCCTCCTCCCATATAGGATAGAGCTTACTGGCTAATCTGCGTATTGCCTCTTCTTCTGGAATACAAGTATCAGTGACTCTATTAAGGTGTTTGTTCCTGAGTTCCAGTTCCTCTTGCGGTGTGAGTTCTCTATAATTAGGTATTCTTTTGTAATGGGAATGTGCGACCAGGTTAAAAAGATCCTCTTCAAGATTCGCTGCAGTGCAGGATATACCATGGATCTTATCCTGCCTTATCATCTCAGCCAGAGTTATGCCTATCTCGCCTGTACTCAAGGCTCCTGCCATGGCAAGAAACATCTTATTGCCGTTTTTGACATAGTCTACCCAGCCCTGAGCAGCATCCACTATAACAGCTGCATTAAAATGCCTAAAATTCTTCTCAATAAATTCTTTAATACTCATATCGATCTTAGTATAACACCCTGTTTTTGGATAAACAAGGTAAAAAAAGTATAGTGCCTACATCATATAATGGGCCATTGTATAGCTCTATGATGCCTTTTCCTGATTTTCTTATAAAATCACGGATCGACTTATTCTCGAGCTTGCCTACAAAAAATACTACCTTATCAGTCACGCCAGATGAACCGCCTATAAAACCTGTTTTATAACCTGGTAATTTTACATGGCCAGATTTTACGAATAAGGAGTTTTTCCAAAGCTCTTTAATGCCTTTGTCTGAGG is drawn from Candidatus Gorgyraea atricola and contains these coding sequences:
- a CDS encoding agmatinase family protein yields the protein MLSSFEKSKVALLPVPYGKTVSYRKGTEKGPAAILSALDNLELFDDELDKETHTIGISAMDPLKVEGLKPEAMINEVEKKVSELFTQNKFPVVIGGEHTVTIGAVRAAKKKYSDLSVLYFDAHADLRDSYEGNKYSHACVARRLTEIAPVVEKGVRSLSKEEHDFKLKGSLSNNVYISIDLDVLDPSIMPSVGNPEPGGMLWHEFLKDIRSIVKDKNIVGIDVVELSPIKDMIAPDFTAAKLIYKLIGYIF
- a CDS encoding deoxyhypusine synthase family protein; the encoded protein is MSIKEFIEKNFRHFNAAVIVDAAQGWVDYVKNGNKMFLAMAGALSTGEIGITLAEMIRQDKIHGISCTAANLEEDLFNLVAHSHYKRIPNYRELTPQEELELRNKHLNRVTDTCIPEEEAIRRLASKLYPIWEEAHKQGARLFPFEYFYELIRSGELEEFYEIDPKDSWVVAACEKDIPIFTPGWEDSTLANGVVAEYKAGRFKNLDFIKSGLEQMNFLIDWYLENTRNHSIGFFQIGGGIAGDFSICVVPLIRQDLGTECKIWGYFCQISDSTTSYGSYSGAVPNEKITWEKLGIDTPKFVIESDASIVAPLIFQYVLESK